A window of Polynucleobacter sp. KF022 genomic DNA:
AGCAAACACCGGGGTTCCAGCAAAGACAATTTTCATTGGGGCGCTTAGCGCTGACCTACTAATTCTTTAGCGCGCTTCTTCATTTTTTGTGAGATACGAGTTCGCTTCAGGATTGATAAATATTCGACAAATACTTTTCCTTGCAAATGATCTAACTCGTGCTGCAAACAAACTGCCAACAAGCCATCGGCATTTATTTCAAATTCTTTGCCGTCAATATCTAGTGCCTTAACGCGAATTTCTGCTGGTCTTTCAACTTCGTCATAAAACTCAGGGACAGACAGGCAGCCTTCACGCCAAGATTTCGTTTCCGCACTTGCCCAAATAATTTCCGGATTGATAAAAACCATCAACTCGTTTTGCTCATCAGATACATCGATCACTACGATGCGCTCATGAATATCTACTTGGGTTGCTGCCAAGCCAACGCCGGGGGCTTCATACATAGTGTCCGCCATATCAGCGACAATTTTTTTAATGCGAGCATCAACCTGCGCTACCGGTTTTGCAACCTTGTGCAGGCGGGGGTCTGGATAACAAAGGACATTTAACAAAGCCATATAAGAATTATCCAACAGAGCTATCAGTCTGTCCTGATTGTTCAAATTCCCCCATGGCACAAAATTGTTTTATGCAAATACTGCCTACGCCGAATGCCCCCACCTGTATCAAATGTGGAAGCGATGACTACCCTCGCCGTCTTTATGATTTATTTGACCCCCCAAAGTCGCTCTATATATATGGAGAAATTGCTCTTTTAAAGAAACCCATGATTGCCATCGTGGGCTCAAGAAGCGCTAGTCTAGAGGGTCTAAAAAATGCCCACCTCATTGCTCAAGGACTATCAAAAGCAGGGGTGCTCATTGTTTCTGGGCTAGCCATAGGCGTTGATAGCGCAGCCCACCATGCCGTCCTTAAGCTTGGGCCAGGGCACTTCACCGCCGCAGTGCTGGGAACCGGTACAGAC
This region includes:
- the def gene encoding peptide deformylase, producing the protein MALLNVLCYPDPRLHKVAKPVAQVDARIKKIVADMADTMYEAPGVGLAATQVDIHERIVVIDVSDEQNELMVFINPEIIWASAETKSWREGCLSVPEFYDEVERPAEIRVKALDIDGKEFEINADGLLAVCLQHELDHLQGKVFVEYLSILKRTRISQKMKKRAKELVGQR